The following are encoded in a window of Pelomicrobium methylotrophicum genomic DNA:
- a CDS encoding PAS domain S-box protein, with protein sequence MPRKIPLLAKVSIAPLLAGLLLLILLAWQADATREIVWDATATSRASSERARLLKLVLLTKQYIEHRDPSLQASIEQEMAAFESVLRGLKQGESQFKWIKHARDPGFVARLDESLEEWNEKVKPLFRAALAVPGYSEERFLALRERVDALVVRVEGLVAHLEAQAEATRRTLNNLLWLFLYACVFIALGSLGYIHVVVLKRIKTLRQASHAIAAGDFSTRAPFASRDELGDLARDFNEMATRLKNHVEALKQKTVELEARNAQIEADRRAIQGLRQYAEDILASLPVGLIVVDKALRVLSVNRAYSRIFGLGDDQNPVGRPLEAVLPVPGLRARAEAALAKKVAVRGWEASLGGKRLRLAVSGIRLAEEEEEEEEEDRLLVTVEDVSKEQRLREEAHAHEQRFHDLVQGLDAIVWEAEAATFAFTFVSQRAEAILGYPVERWLAEPGFWAGILHPQDRERTLALCREATVRGQDHVLEYRAIAADGRVVWLRDAVHVVHDDSGRGERLRGVMVDITERKQAELELARVIRALKMLSRCNDALIRADSEERLLDEICRIAVEIGAYRMAWVGYALDDEAKTIAPKTHAGAEDGYLEQVRFTWAEDDPLGRGPAGRAIRSGEPVILPDLAAEESFSPWLEAAHARGFRGVVCLPLKDQDRTFGVLVLYQSEVCALQPDELRLLQELADDLAFGVVNLRARARERRTHEAVLAMARGVSASTGTEFFEKLTFAMVEALGAHAGFIAELKPPDQTTARTLCAVVANQIAPNFDYTLAGTPCEHVDQADVWVVPRDARRRYPQSRSLAEMGIEAYVGTKLLDPSGQPIGLMFVLFREPLEQWEFISSTLKIFASRAAAELERLRADAKVREQAALLDQTRDAILLTDLEDRILFWNKGAERTYGWTAAEAIGKSCIELLHLDREQYRQAREYLQAHGYWTGELKKKTKAGTELTIECRWTLTGGQGNASKSILAIDTDITERKRAEARIEQLAFYDPLTGLPNRALFMDRLKQALAGAHRHGKPLALLFLDLNRFKEINDTQGHAIGDHALIEVARRFQATLRQEETLARIGGDEFVVIAEGTDQS encoded by the coding sequence ATGCCACGAAAAATCCCCCTGCTCGCGAAAGTCAGCATCGCCCCGCTACTGGCAGGGCTTCTGCTGCTGATTCTCCTTGCCTGGCAGGCCGATGCGACGAGGGAAATCGTATGGGATGCCACGGCGACCAGCCGAGCGAGCAGCGAGCGGGCACGTCTGCTCAAACTGGTGCTCCTGACGAAGCAGTACATCGAGCACCGGGATCCCAGCCTCCAAGCTTCGATCGAGCAGGAGATGGCCGCTTTTGAGTCCGTTCTGCGTGGACTCAAACAGGGAGAGTCGCAATTCAAATGGATAAAGCACGCCCGTGATCCCGGGTTCGTCGCGCGCCTCGATGAAAGCCTGGAGGAATGGAACGAGAAGGTCAAACCCCTGTTTCGGGCCGCGCTCGCCGTACCGGGATATTCGGAGGAACGCTTCCTGGCGTTGAGGGAGCGGGTAGACGCCTTGGTGGTGCGGGTCGAGGGCCTGGTCGCCCATCTTGAAGCTCAAGCCGAAGCGACAAGACGCACGCTGAACAACCTACTGTGGCTGTTCCTGTACGCCTGCGTCTTCATTGCGTTGGGGAGCCTGGGCTATATCCACGTCGTCGTCCTGAAACGGATCAAGACCCTCCGCCAGGCATCCCATGCGATCGCTGCCGGAGACTTTTCGACCCGGGCGCCGTTCGCGTCTCGGGACGAGCTCGGGGATCTGGCGCGGGACTTTAACGAGATGGCCACCCGTCTCAAGAACCATGTCGAGGCCCTCAAACAAAAAACGGTTGAACTGGAAGCCCGGAATGCCCAGATCGAAGCCGATCGGCGCGCCATCCAGGGCCTTCGGCAATACGCGGAAGACATTCTCGCCAGCCTGCCGGTGGGGCTGATCGTCGTCGACAAAGCCTTGAGAGTGCTCAGCGTCAACCGCGCTTATTCCAGGATCTTTGGGTTGGGCGATGACCAGAATCCTGTGGGGCGTCCGCTGGAGGCGGTCCTGCCGGTGCCGGGCCTGCGGGCGCGCGCCGAGGCCGCCCTCGCCAAGAAAGTCGCCGTGCGCGGGTGGGAAGCTTCCCTCGGCGGCAAGCGGTTGCGCCTTGCCGTGTCTGGAATCCGTCTTGCGGAAGAAGAAGAAGAAGAAGAAGAAGAAGACCGGCTGCTCGTCACGGTCGAGGACGTGAGCAAAGAGCAGCGGCTGCGCGAGGAGGCGCACGCCCACGAGCAACGCTTTCACGACCTGGTGCAGGGGCTTGACGCCATCGTCTGGGAAGCGGAGGCGGCCACGTTCGCGTTCACCTTTGTCAGCCAGCGTGCCGAGGCGATCCTGGGCTATCCGGTCGAGCGCTGGCTCGCCGAGCCTGGCTTCTGGGCTGGCATCCTTCATCCGCAGGATCGTGAACGGACCCTCGCCCTGTGCCGGGAAGCCACGGTGAGAGGGCAGGACCACGTGCTCGAGTATCGGGCCATCGCGGCCGATGGGCGCGTCGTCTGGCTGCGCGACGCCGTGCACGTGGTGCACGACGACTCGGGCCGGGGCGAGCGGCTGCGCGGCGTCATGGTGGACATCACCGAGCGCAAGCAGGCGGAGCTGGAATTGGCGCGCGTCATTCGCGCCCTGAAGATGTTGAGCCGCTGCAACGATGCCCTCATCCGCGCCGACAGCGAGGAGAGACTCCTGGACGAGATTTGTCGGATTGCCGTTGAGATCGGGGCTTACCGCATGGCCTGGGTCGGTTACGCCCTTGACGACGAGGCCAAGACGATCGCGCCCAAAACCCATGCCGGCGCGGAGGACGGCTACCTGGAGCAGGTCCGGTTCACCTGGGCGGAAGACGACCCGCTTGGGCGCGGGCCCGCCGGGCGGGCGATCCGGAGCGGGGAGCCGGTTATTCTTCCTGATTTGGCGGCCGAAGAGAGCTTCAGCCCGTGGCTGGAAGCCGCCCACGCCCGGGGTTTCCGAGGGGTGGTCTGCCTGCCGCTGAAGGACCAGGACCGCACCTTCGGCGTGTTGGTGCTCTACCAGTCCGAAGTGTGCGCGTTGCAGCCCGACGAATTGCGGCTTCTGCAGGAGCTGGCGGACGACCTGGCCTTCGGCGTCGTGAACCTTCGCGCGCGCGCCCGAGAGCGGCGCACCCACGAGGCGGTGCTGGCGATGGCCCGGGGCGTCTCCGCCAGCACCGGGACTGAATTCTTTGAAAAGCTCACCTTCGCCATGGTCGAGGCCCTCGGCGCCCATGCCGGGTTCATTGCGGAGCTCAAGCCGCCGGATCAAACCACCGCGCGCACGCTGTGCGCCGTCGTGGCCAACCAGATCGCGCCCAATTTTGACTACACCCTGGCTGGCACGCCTTGCGAGCATGTGGACCAAGCCGACGTCTGGGTCGTGCCGCGCGATGCCCGCCGGCGCTACCCGCAATCGCGCTCGCTGGCCGAGATGGGCATCGAAGCCTACGTGGGCACGAAGTTACTCGATCCCTCGGGCCAGCCCATCGGCCTGATGTTCGTGCTTTTCCGGGAGCCGCTGGAACAGTGGGAGTTCATTTCCTCCACGCTCAAGATCTTTGCTTCCCGGGCAGCCGCCGAGCTCGAGCGCCTTCGGGCCGACGCCAAGGTGCGCGAACAGGCGGCACTGTTGGACCAAACCCGCGACGCCATCCTGCTCACGGACCTGGAGGACCGGATCCTGTTCTGGAACAAGGGAGCCGAACGGACCTACGGCTGGACCGCTGCCGAAGCGATCGGAAAATCCTGCATTGAATTGCTCCATCTGGACCGGGAACAGTATCGGCAGGCGCGAGAGTACCTGCAGGCTCACGGCTACTGGACCGGTGAGTTGAAGAAGAAAACCAAAGCGGGGACTGAGTTGACCATCGAATGCCGCTGGACGCTGACGGGCGGCCAAGGGAACGCTTCCAAGTCCATTTTGGCGATAGATACCGACATCACCGAGCGCAAGCGGGCCGAGGCGCGCATCGAGCAGCTTGCTTTCTACGATCCTCTGACGGGGCTGCCCAACCGGGCCTTGTTCATGGATCGGTTGAAGCAGGCGCTTGCGGGCGCCCATCGGCACGGCAAGCCGCTGGCGCTGCTCTTTCTGGACCTCAACCGCTTCAAGGAGATCAACGACACCCAGGGGCATGCGATCGGCGACCACGCGCTCATCGAGGTGGCGCGGCGCTTCCAGGCCACGCTGCGGCAGGAGGAGACGCTGGCGCGAATCGGGGGCGACGAGTTCGTCGTCATCGCCGAAGGCACGGACCAGTCGG
- a CDS encoding GGDEF domain-containing protein, with protein sequence MLDFLASGLVLAGICLLVVALAPVGRLIRQLPIGMLRRKWHVMAGLIVVFIVGYASYAVVFWGRHTDWAAMITPVVFFFGAGFVWMTATLSLQTAVDIRRAVLLEQEAITDPLTGLYNRRHLARRLEKEFARARRYGMPLSVLLLDIDHFKCVNDTYGHQVGDQVLNHVARLTLQAIRETDLAARYGGEEFVIIAPNTEASSAAALAERLRRHVETHPLVLHGGYSGRQEIRVTVSIGVAGLGRDTSDSQHLLQEADEALYRAKQQGRNRVVGVLARSGESPAKSS encoded by the coding sequence ATGCTCGACTTTCTGGCAAGCGGCTTGGTATTGGCAGGCATTTGCCTTCTGGTTGTCGCCCTGGCACCGGTCGGCCGGCTGATTCGCCAGCTTCCCATCGGGATGCTGCGGCGCAAGTGGCACGTCATGGCGGGTTTGATCGTCGTTTTCATCGTGGGCTACGCGAGTTATGCCGTGGTTTTTTGGGGGCGTCATACCGATTGGGCCGCGATGATCACGCCCGTCGTCTTTTTCTTCGGTGCCGGGTTCGTTTGGATGACGGCCACGCTGTCGCTGCAAACGGCCGTGGATATCCGGCGCGCGGTATTGCTTGAGCAGGAGGCGATCACGGACCCTCTGACGGGGCTCTACAACCGCCGCCATCTCGCCCGCCGGCTGGAGAAGGAGTTTGCCCGGGCCCGGCGCTATGGGATGCCTTTGTCGGTGCTGCTTCTGGATATCGATCATTTCAAGTGCGTCAACGATACCTACGGTCATCAAGTCGGCGATCAGGTGCTGAACCACGTCGCCAGGCTCACGCTGCAGGCGATCCGCGAGACGGATCTCGCGGCCCGCTACGGTGGTGAGGAGTTCGTGATCATTGCACCGAATACGGAAGCCTCCTCGGCTGCCGCCCTGGCGGAACGACTGCGCCGACACGTCGAGACGCATCCCCTGGTATTGCACGGCGGCTACAGCGGGCGGCAAGAGATTCGCGTGACGGTCAGTATCGGCGTGGCCGGCTTGGGTAGAGACACTTCGGATAGCCAGCACCTCCTTCAGGAAGCCGACGAAGCGCTCTATCGGGCCAAGCAACAGGGGCGAAATCGTGTCGTGGGGGTCTTGGCCCGATCCGGCGAGTCGCCCGCAAAAAGCAGTTGA
- a CDS encoding cache domain-containing protein, protein MRPSSLSLRARLLLLVFFAVAPAMGLLFVSAAREHQAATNEAFEKAAGLAQLIILDYERLIDDTRGLLSVLSTVPEMRGDGARCSAFLAQLHKQYPRYANLGVSDRRGEIYCSALPLRQRVTIADRSYFRYALESRRFAVGDFQVGRVTGKASVNFGYPIFDATGEVRAVVFAALDLAWFNRMATAAQLPPGATVTAVDHQGTVLVHYPEPERWVGKNVSATALARERPAGQGVATALLPGLDGVVRFYAFASLHTNSVPGQAYVAVGIPRQAVLAGVEDALARHLLILVEEKRLEETKSMRHKVAGNGGKRREILGWTSS, encoded by the coding sequence ATGAGACCATCGAGCCTTTCCCTGCGCGCCAGGCTGCTATTGCTCGTATTCTTCGCCGTCGCGCCGGCCATGGGTTTGCTGTTCGTGTCCGCGGCACGCGAGCACCAGGCAGCGACGAACGAGGCTTTTGAGAAAGCAGCAGGCCTGGCGCAACTGATCATTCTGGACTACGAACGGCTGATCGACGACACGCGCGGGCTTCTCAGCGTGCTCTCCACCGTGCCCGAGATGCGCGGTGACGGCGCCCGCTGTTCAGCGTTTCTCGCGCAACTGCACAAGCAGTACCCGCGCTACGCCAACCTGGGCGTCAGCGACCGGAGGGGCGAAATCTATTGCAGCGCGCTGCCCCTGCGCCAGCGTGTCACCATCGCGGATCGGTCGTACTTCCGCTACGCCCTCGAGTCACGGCGCTTCGCGGTCGGTGATTTCCAGGTCGGGCGCGTCACCGGCAAGGCAAGCGTCAACTTCGGTTATCCGATCTTCGACGCGACCGGCGAGGTGCGCGCCGTCGTGTTCGCCGCCCTCGACCTCGCCTGGTTCAACCGCATGGCGACAGCCGCCCAGTTGCCGCCGGGCGCCACCGTGACCGCCGTCGACCACCAGGGCACCGTGCTCGTCCACTATCCCGAGCCGGAGCGTTGGGTGGGCAAAAACGTGAGCGCGACAGCGCTCGCGCGTGAGCGACCCGCCGGGCAGGGGGTGGCGACGGCGTTGCTGCCAGGCCTCGACGGCGTGGTGCGTTTTTATGCCTTTGCTTCCCTGCACACGAATTCGGTCCCGGGTCAGGCTTACGTCGCGGTCGGCATCCCGCGGCAGGCGGTGCTGGCCGGGGTCGAAGACGCCCTGGCGCGCCATCTCCTGATCCTGGTAGAGGAGAAAAGATTAGAGGAGACAAAGTCGATGCGACATAAAGTGGCGGGAAATGGTGGGAAGCGGCGGGAAATTTTAGGATGGACAAGCAGTTAG
- a CDS encoding DNA-binding protein, translating into MAESGRIDKERAARARAALERIGLGKTTLARMLGVHPSIVNEVLRGRLIGVRGDAHKVAVALGLKDGDILPKGASNEDVLSILRRAARKEAA; encoded by the coding sequence ATGGCAGAGAGCGGACGAATCGATAAAGAACGGGCCGCTAGGGCGCGGGCCGCACTGGAGCGCATCGGCTTGGGCAAGACCACGCTGGCGCGGATGCTGGGGGTGCACCCCTCCATCGTGAACGAGGTGCTGCGCGGGCGGCTGATCGGCGTGCGTGGTGACGCGCACAAGGTGGCGGTGGCGCTGGGGCTCAAGGATGGGGACATCCTGCCCAAGGGGGCGAGCAACGAGGATGTGCTTTCGATCCTGCGGCGCGCGGCCAGGAAGGAGGCGGCATGA
- a CDS encoding Mu transposase C-terminal domain-containing protein: protein MAPATPNVAPSLPAPGGESIPAGFLPSPVEPSPAATGAGGLTGGGRDADAILIGQLVGVLPRDDAQERMEKALLIMAALKPLLAMSERDRGRRAMAEEIARNLGCSWQHVYRLAEKAKTGGVMALARMGERRDRGQARVLISGRWMDWAARLCAAWPQAGDVPALADKTRQLVRAAWVGGAPGAFQCWLKASAALAKDLIDAGCPEPLAVELLSITCPRKWVEAEGKHFRVAGRALRDGKGVYDHNITPVRRTAANLKPGDLVCGDITPLDIPVLRDDGSVAYARLVSWHDVATNWLWVDVVLLEKGQGIRRDDVAASFARMAEEAPFGMPRRLYLDNGSEYRWDEMLVACKHLADMTGQQFVADESATAPASRQVVRSIPFHPRGKRIEGVFGRLTHWLSWWFGYVGGNRMTKKVATLGKGVDPAPLAEVKRWLNETLADYHVTPQPRAEHMGGMSPQQKLLSFREAGWAPWRIDRLALALAFADRYERKVTRGTVSVNGVTYYADFLMHIHGTVTVAVPRILLGAPVPLAYVLDGPRILGWAAPEHTYHLLDQAGAKEAARRKKVFRVMTGERLAQAGGPLDEAALAGTRALLLGLEATLAEVESAKQEITLSEEGQALLAGYMAAQEKAIADLNRKYELSLTADKLNRWADEDEDTKQARAMGL, encoded by the coding sequence ATGGCGCCCGCTACGCCAAATGTAGCGCCTTCTTTGCCCGCCCCCGGCGGCGAGTCCATCCCGGCGGGGTTTCTGCCCTCCCCCGTCGAACCCAGCCCGGCGGCCACCGGTGCGGGTGGGCTCACCGGCGGGGGTAGAGATGCGGACGCGATCCTGATCGGCCAGCTGGTTGGCGTGCTGCCGCGCGACGATGCGCAGGAGCGCATGGAGAAGGCGCTGCTGATCATGGCGGCCTTGAAGCCCCTGCTGGCGATGAGCGAGCGCGACCGTGGGCGGCGGGCGATGGCGGAAGAAATCGCGCGCAATCTCGGCTGCTCGTGGCAGCACGTCTATCGGCTCGCCGAGAAGGCGAAGACCGGCGGCGTGATGGCGCTGGCGCGCATGGGCGAGCGGCGCGACCGTGGTCAGGCGCGGGTGCTGATCTCGGGGCGGTGGATGGACTGGGCGGCGCGTCTGTGTGCCGCCTGGCCGCAGGCGGGCGATGTGCCCGCGCTGGCAGACAAGACCCGGCAGCTGGTGCGTGCGGCCTGGGTGGGCGGCGCACCGGGGGCGTTCCAGTGCTGGCTCAAGGCGTCTGCGGCGCTGGCAAAAGACCTGATCGACGCGGGCTGCCCGGAGCCGCTGGCGGTGGAGTTGCTCTCGATCACCTGCCCGCGGAAGTGGGTGGAGGCCGAGGGTAAGCACTTCCGCGTGGCGGGCCGGGCGCTGCGCGACGGCAAGGGGGTTTACGACCACAACATCACGCCCGTCAGGCGCACGGCGGCGAATCTCAAGCCCGGCGACCTGGTGTGCGGTGACATCACGCCGCTGGATATCCCGGTATTGAGAGACGACGGCAGCGTGGCCTATGCGCGACTCGTCTCGTGGCACGACGTGGCGACAAACTGGCTATGGGTGGATGTGGTGCTGCTGGAGAAGGGCCAGGGCATCCGCCGCGACGATGTGGCGGCCTCTTTCGCGCGCATGGCCGAAGAGGCCCCGTTCGGGATGCCGCGCCGCCTGTATCTGGACAACGGCAGCGAGTACCGATGGGACGAGATGCTGGTGGCCTGCAAGCACCTGGCGGACATGACCGGGCAGCAGTTCGTGGCGGACGAGTCGGCCACCGCCCCGGCATCGCGGCAGGTGGTGCGCTCGATTCCGTTTCACCCTCGAGGAAAACGCATCGAGGGCGTGTTCGGGCGCTTGACCCACTGGCTCTCCTGGTGGTTCGGCTATGTGGGTGGAAACCGGATGACGAAGAAGGTGGCGACCCTGGGCAAAGGGGTGGATCCTGCCCCGCTGGCCGAGGTCAAGCGCTGGCTAAACGAGACGCTGGCGGATTATCACGTCACGCCCCAGCCGCGGGCCGAGCACATGGGGGGCATGAGTCCGCAACAGAAGCTGTTGTCGTTCCGCGAGGCTGGGTGGGCGCCGTGGAGGATCGACCGCCTGGCGCTCGCGCTGGCCTTTGCCGACCGCTACGAGCGCAAGGTCACGCGCGGCACGGTAAGCGTCAATGGCGTCACCTACTACGCGGACTTCCTTATGCATATCCATGGCACGGTGACGGTGGCGGTGCCCCGAATCCTGCTGGGCGCGCCGGTGCCGCTGGCCTATGTGCTGGATGGGCCGCGCATCCTGGGCTGGGCGGCTCCGGAGCACACCTACCACCTACTCGACCAAGCAGGCGCGAAGGAGGCGGCGCGGCGCAAGAAGGTCTTCCGCGTGATGACCGGTGAGCGGCTTGCGCAGGCGGGCGGGCCGCTGGATGAGGCGGCGCTGGCCGGCACGCGGGCACTCCTGCTCGGATTGGAGGCGACGCTCGCCGAAGTGGAGTCGGCCAAGCAGGAGATCACGCTGTCGGAAGAAGGGCAGGCGCTGCTTGCGGGCTACATGGCCGCGCAGGAGAAGGCGATTGCCGATCTCAACAGGAAGTATGAGCTGTCCCTGACCGCCGACAAGCTCAACCGTTGGGCGGACGAGGACGAAGACACAAAACAGGCCCGCGCCATGGGTCTATGA
- a CDS encoding ATP-binding protein, with protein sequence MTQKRELRETKVVKEALALAEMVLEAENPIGEITGPAGTGKTMAGWAIAERFRCLRVAAWDGITRHQMLVTVATRLGMEGPGVAERLLARGYGAERRLLVVDEANKLSWRVLETLRYLADECGIAVILIGTELYSRKFSEARTRPLLLQLGSRIGAKRVSTRHLDRAETYAHVIRPLFGEITDKELVTAFWSGCRKGNFREAMELAGECQRVMAANQIQTLTPAVLEMAVKWMANRYAVEG encoded by the coding sequence ATGACACAAAAACGCGAGCTGCGCGAGACCAAGGTCGTGAAGGAGGCGCTGGCGCTGGCCGAGATGGTGCTGGAGGCGGAAAACCCCATCGGCGAGATCACCGGGCCTGCGGGCACGGGCAAGACCATGGCGGGCTGGGCGATCGCCGAGCGCTTCCGCTGCCTGCGGGTGGCGGCCTGGGACGGGATCACGCGCCACCAGATGCTGGTGACGGTTGCCACGCGGCTTGGGATGGAAGGGCCTGGCGTGGCCGAGCGGCTGCTCGCGCGCGGATATGGGGCAGAGCGGCGGCTGCTCGTGGTGGACGAAGCCAACAAACTCTCGTGGCGGGTGCTGGAGACGCTGCGGTATCTGGCGGATGAGTGCGGGATCGCGGTGATCCTGATCGGCACGGAGCTCTACAGCCGCAAGTTCAGCGAGGCGCGCACGCGCCCGCTGCTCTTACAGCTCGGCTCCCGGATCGGCGCGAAGCGCGTCTCCACCCGGCATCTGGACCGCGCCGAGACCTATGCGCATGTGATCCGCCCGCTGTTTGGCGAGATCACGGACAAGGAACTGGTAACAGCCTTCTGGAGCGGCTGCCGCAAGGGAAATTTCCGTGAGGCGATGGAGCTTGCGGGCGAGTGCCAGCGGGTGATGGCGGCGAATCAAATCCAGACGCTCACGCCTGCGGTGCTGGAAATGGCGGTCAAGTGGATGGCCAACCGGTATGCGGTGGAGGGGTGA
- a CDS encoding host-nuclease inhibitor Gam family protein, protein MMTTFSDIERLTRAYADARSELSERVQALQDELEAARRRRLRGIKEAVARAADAHAALKAAIESAPELFQKPRTVTISGIVVGYRKMRGELSWDDPASVVRLIRRHYPDRADALIKVTEVPVKSALAQLTAAELRRIGVHVLEAGDQVLIKPADGDVDKVVDALLRDAEADA, encoded by the coding sequence ATGATGACCACGTTCTCGGATATAGAGCGACTGACGCGCGCATACGCAGATGCACGCTCCGAGCTTTCAGAGCGCGTCCAGGCACTGCAGGACGAGCTGGAGGCCGCGCGCCGGCGGCGGCTGCGAGGAATCAAAGAGGCTGTCGCCCGCGCTGCAGACGCACACGCGGCGCTCAAGGCGGCTATAGAGTCGGCACCAGAGCTCTTCCAGAAGCCCAGGACGGTCACCATCTCAGGCATCGTCGTCGGGTACAGGAAGATGCGCGGCGAGCTGTCCTGGGACGACCCGGCCAGCGTCGTCAGGCTGATCAGGAGGCACTACCCCGATCGCGCGGACGCGCTGATCAAAGTCACTGAGGTGCCGGTCAAGTCCGCGCTGGCGCAGCTGACCGCCGCAGAGCTGCGCAGAATCGGCGTCCACGTGCTCGAAGCTGGAGACCAGGTGCTCATCAAGCCCGCTGACGGCGACGTCGACAAGGTCGTGGACGCATTGCTCAGGGATGCGGAGGCTGACGCATGA
- a CDS encoding regulatory protein GemA translates to MDARRRRLIAQAHLAAKQAGCVDEEDRRAVQRIVTGKSSCLDMTVAELVRLIDHWGKLGAQVRASAPEAAQAPGMVTRWQLATIERLAWEMGWDDGLEDARLVAFLRRTARVDAARWLTREAASSVISGLSRWKRQRAKREVSA, encoded by the coding sequence ATGGATGCACGACGCAGGAGACTGATCGCCCAGGCGCATCTGGCGGCCAAGCAGGCCGGGTGCGTGGATGAGGAGGATCGCCGCGCGGTGCAGAGAATAGTGACGGGCAAATCGAGCTGCCTGGACATGACGGTGGCGGAACTCGTGCGGCTCATTGACCACTGGGGCAAGCTGGGCGCGCAGGTGCGCGCGAGCGCCCCGGAGGCGGCGCAAGCGCCTGGGATGGTCACGCGCTGGCAACTGGCCACCATCGAGCGGCTGGCCTGGGAGATGGGCTGGGATGATGGGCTGGAGGATGCGCGGCTCGTCGCCTTCCTGCGCCGCACGGCGCGGGTCGATGCGGCGCGGTGGCTCACGCGCGAGGCGGCATCATCTGTGATCAGCGGTCTTTCGCGCTGGAAGCGCCAGCGTGCGAAGCGGGAGGTATCGGCATGA
- a CDS encoding Mor transcription activator family protein gives MALADTRLLERLIGREALETLIQTCGGLSIPIPKHTPLSGPLCDLPLPAQEALVRFYGGTELYVPKCDGARREAIHARIRAEYDAGARVQDLARRYGYTERHIYNILGRLPEPDLNGTLF, from the coding sequence ATGGCGCTGGCCGACACGCGGCTTCTGGAGCGGCTCATTGGGCGCGAGGCGCTGGAGACGCTGATCCAGACCTGTGGAGGGCTGTCCATCCCCATCCCCAAACATACGCCGCTCTCGGGCCCGCTGTGCGACCTGCCGCTGCCCGCGCAGGAGGCGCTGGTGCGCTTCTACGGCGGCACGGAGCTGTACGTGCCCAAGTGCGACGGCGCGCGGCGCGAGGCGATCCACGCGCGCATCCGCGCCGAGTACGACGCCGGAGCCAGGGTGCAAGACCTAGCCCGGCGCTACGGCTACACCGAGCGACACATCTACAACATCCTCGGGCGGCTGCCGGAGCCCGATCTCAACGGCACGCTGTTCTAG
- a CDS encoding lysozyme, with translation MPATLITVAAITLAGLAVSEGYRSRAYDDGAGVQTVGFGSTRHPDGTPVKPGDTVTPERAVVMLARDADRIWREAADCIGEVPLYPHEAAAFQSLAYNIGAAAFCRSTIVKKLKANPPDYAGACREILRWTRAGGRELPGLKKRREAEYRQCVGGTKNE, from the coding sequence ATGCCTGCCACGCTTATCACCGTTGCCGCCATCACCTTGGCCGGGCTGGCTGTCAGTGAAGGCTACCGCTCGCGCGCCTATGACGACGGCGCAGGCGTGCAGACCGTGGGGTTCGGCTCCACGCGCCACCCGGATGGTACGCCAGTCAAGCCGGGCGACACAGTGACGCCAGAGCGCGCGGTGGTGATGCTCGCGCGGGACGCCGACCGCATCTGGCGCGAGGCGGCGGACTGCATCGGCGAGGTGCCGCTCTACCCGCACGAGGCGGCAGCCTTCCAGAGCCTGGCCTACAACATCGGCGCGGCGGCCTTTTGCCGCTCGACCATCGTGAAAAAACTCAAGGCCAACCCGCCCGACTACGCCGGGGCATGCCGCGAGATTCTGCGCTGGACGCGCGCGGGCGGGCGTGAGTTGCCGGGGCTCAAGAAGCGCCGCGAGGCGGAATACCGGCAGTGTGTGGGAGGTACTAAAAATGAGTGA
- a CDS encoding cytoplasmic protein, with protein MTERRIDAAVDIARAEREALRWLLLTALWHARPYGTTESVLLACAHEIPIYATADLIRKELGWLESHGLVKIERERSPFWSAQLTALGEDVYDYRADAPAGLARPPRW; from the coding sequence ATGACCGAACGTAGAATCGACGCCGCCGTGGACATCGCCCGCGCCGAGCGCGAGGCGCTGCGTTGGCTGCTTCTCACCGCGCTGTGGCACGCGCGCCCCTATGGCACCACAGAGAGCGTGCTGCTTGCCTGCGCGCACGAGATTCCGATCTACGCCACCGCCGACCTCATCCGCAAGGAACTTGGCTGGCTGGAAAGCCACGGGCTTGTCAAGATCGAGCGCGAGCGCTCGCCTTTTTGGTCGGCGCAGCTCACCGCGCTGGGCGAGGACGTGTACGACTACCGCGCCGACGCGCCTGCCGGGCTGGCCCGCCCGCCGAGGTGGTGA